A stretch of Spirosoma oryzicola DNA encodes these proteins:
- a CDS encoding SusC/RagA family TonB-linked outer membrane protein — MAGNFAGTRGGDLDNANNPLALLYWNKDNIQKEVRLFGNAFAEVDILPNLTARTSFGIDYNNYNFRNYSIRNIEASEARGSNSLTTNNNYGWTWTWYNTLTYNVNLGDRHRFNVIAGTEAIKNYFETFDATRTNFFVDDLDNRYLSSGTGIQTNNGTASNWSLASEFAKINYGLDDKYLLDLTVRRDRSSRFAPEYRSAVFPAASAGWRISKENFFKPITLVDDLKFRVGFGQTGNQEIGNYNSFTQFSTNPITSFYDINGTRTSAVSGYELTQFGNIQAKWETTTSLNIGFDASLLKNRLSVGFDWYTRTTSDMLFPVQPPLTQGVATNPFRNIGSMRNRGVDLMIGYGDKIGASGLTYNINANFSTYRNVVTKTNGDPSTQYFGINDERIQNFVVTQQNYPIASFFGYTIDGIFQSNEEAKAHPVQFGNAASENVAGRFKFRDVNGDGVINSQDLSIIGSPHPKFTYGLNVSLNYKNFGLTVFGQGVQGNQIFNYVKYWTDFPTFGGNRSTRMLYQSWRPGSTDAVLPQLRSSDQVSIQPSTYYLESGSYFRMKNIQLTYQLPQALLSRLKLGATSVYIQGQNLFTVTKYSGMDPEINLRSYSSGNDRQIGVDGGSYPVAKTVLVGLNLSF, encoded by the coding sequence GTGGCCGGGAATTTTGCGGGTACACGCGGGGGCGATCTCGACAACGCCAACAACCCTCTTGCCCTGCTGTATTGGAACAAAGACAACATTCAGAAAGAAGTTCGGTTATTTGGCAATGCGTTCGCCGAAGTAGACATCCTGCCCAATCTGACGGCTCGTACTAGTTTCGGGATTGACTACAACAACTATAACTTCCGCAACTATTCGATCCGGAATATCGAAGCCTCAGAAGCACGTGGATCAAACAGCCTGACAACCAATAACAACTACGGCTGGACATGGACCTGGTATAACACGCTGACCTATAACGTCAATCTGGGAGATCGGCACCGGTTCAACGTCATTGCCGGTACGGAAGCGATCAAAAACTACTTCGAAACCTTCGATGCTACCCGTACCAATTTCTTCGTGGATGACCTAGACAACCGCTACCTCAGCTCAGGTACCGGTATTCAGACCAACAACGGCACCGCATCGAACTGGAGTCTGGCCTCCGAGTTCGCAAAGATCAACTATGGCCTGGACGACAAATACCTGCTCGATCTGACGGTTCGCCGGGACCGCTCTTCCCGTTTTGCCCCAGAATATCGGTCGGCGGTGTTTCCGGCAGCCAGTGCGGGTTGGCGCATCTCGAAGGAGAATTTTTTTAAGCCTATTACGCTGGTCGATGACCTGAAATTCCGGGTAGGATTTGGTCAGACAGGTAACCAGGAAATCGGTAACTACAACTCCTTTACGCAATTCAGTACCAACCCGATTACGTCGTTCTACGACATCAACGGCACGCGCACGTCGGCCGTATCGGGGTACGAACTAACGCAGTTCGGGAATATTCAGGCCAAGTGGGAAACAACGACCAGCCTGAACATTGGCTTTGATGCGTCCTTGCTAAAGAATCGGTTGAGCGTTGGTTTCGACTGGTACACCCGCACGACATCAGACATGCTTTTCCCCGTTCAGCCCCCGCTTACGCAGGGCGTAGCGACCAATCCGTTCCGGAATATCGGTTCGATGCGCAACCGGGGTGTCGATCTTATGATCGGCTACGGGGATAAGATTGGCGCAAGTGGTTTAACCTACAACATCAACGCCAACTTCAGTACGTATCGCAATGTCGTTACGAAAACAAATGGCGATCCCAGCACCCAGTATTTCGGCATCAACGATGAGCGCATCCAGAACTTCGTCGTCACGCAGCAGAATTACCCGATTGCTTCCTTTTTTGGCTATACCATCGACGGTATTTTCCAATCGAACGAAGAAGCCAAAGCACATCCTGTGCAATTTGGGAACGCTGCTTCCGAAAACGTAGCGGGTCGGTTCAAGTTCCGCGACGTAAACGGTGATGGCGTCATTAACTCCCAGGATCTAAGCATCATCGGGAGCCCGCACCCAAAGTTCACCTACGGCCTGAACGTTAGTCTGAACTATAAAAACTTTGGGCTGACCGTATTCGGACAGGGCGTTCAGGGCAATCAGATTTTCAACTACGTTAAATACTGGACCGATTTCCCTACGTTTGGCGGTAATCGCAGCACCCGGATGCTGTATCAATCCTGGCGTCCGGGCAGTACGGACGCCGTTCTGCCCCAGCTGCGTTCGAGCGATCAGGTGAGTATCCAGCCATCGACGTATTACCTCGAAAGTGGTTCGTACTTCCGGATGAAGAACATTCAGCTCACGTATCAACTCCCGCAGGCCCTGCTATCTCGACTGAAACTGGGCGCTACGTCGGTTTACATTCAGGGTCAAAACCTGTTCACCGTCACGAAATACTCGGGAATGGACCCAGAAATCAATCTGCGTTCGTACTCGTCTGGTAACGATCGGCAAATTGGTGTCGACGGTGGTTCGTATCCCGTAGCGAAAACCGTATTGGTTGGTCTGAATCTTTCTTTTTAA
- a CDS encoding phospho-sugar mutase, with the protein MTTTLDASTQQRVDQWLGGNYDADTKEAIQHLIDSGNVTELTDSFYRDLEFGTGGLRGVVGVGSNRMNRYTVGAATQGLSNYINAAFPDEDISVAIAHDSRRMSPEFARLVADIFSANGIKVYLFSALRPTPELSFAIRQLGCQSGIVVTASHNPPEYNGYKVYWNDGAQVVSPHDKAIIAEVSKITSVDDIKFEGVPEKIHLIDEEIDAPYIERIKSNAVNPDVIKRQADLNIVYTPIHGTGITLVPRALDGLGFTNVHIVEQQATPDGNFPTVKSPNPEERAAMQLALDLALSINADLVMATDPDADRVGAGARNHHGEFELLNGNQMASLIIYYLLNAWKDAGKLTGKEFVAKTIVTTDLIDQMCERYGVKCYNTLTGFKYIAEVIRELEGKEKFIGGGEESYGYLIGDFVRDKDAIASCAMIAELTAYAKDNGKSLFDLLMAMYQENGFYYEALVSLTKKGKAGAEEIQQMMADFRANPPKSIAGSPVVRVDDYKALTRLDAQSGQTSAIEAGKLGIESSNVLQFFTEDGTKVSARPSGTEPKIKFYVSVREPLKSKEAFDDTYAQLKEKVQRVIDELQLV; encoded by the coding sequence ATGACAACGACCCTTGACGCTTCCACACAGCAGCGCGTAGACCAATGGCTGGGCGGCAATTATGATGCCGACACCAAAGAAGCCATTCAGCATTTGATTGATTCAGGCAATGTCACGGAGTTGACCGACTCGTTTTACCGTGATCTCGAATTTGGAACGGGTGGCCTGCGCGGGGTGGTTGGCGTTGGTTCAAACCGCATGAACCGGTACACGGTTGGAGCCGCTACGCAAGGACTTTCCAACTACATCAATGCAGCGTTTCCCGATGAGGATATTAGCGTTGCCATTGCGCATGACAGTCGTCGGATGAGCCCCGAGTTCGCCCGGTTGGTGGCGGATATTTTCTCGGCCAACGGCATTAAAGTGTATCTGTTCAGCGCGCTTCGCCCGACACCCGAACTGTCTTTCGCAATTCGGCAACTGGGCTGCCAAAGTGGTATCGTCGTAACGGCTTCGCACAATCCGCCTGAATACAACGGTTATAAAGTATACTGGAACGACGGCGCGCAGGTCGTTTCTCCGCACGACAAAGCCATTATTGCCGAGGTAAGTAAAATTACGTCGGTCGATGACATCAAGTTTGAGGGCGTTCCCGAAAAAATCCACCTGATCGACGAAGAAATCGATGCTCCGTATATCGAACGGATCAAGTCGAACGCCGTTAATCCAGACGTGATTAAGCGTCAGGCCGATCTCAACATTGTTTACACGCCCATTCACGGAACCGGCATTACGCTCGTTCCCCGCGCGCTCGATGGGCTGGGCTTCACCAACGTTCACATTGTTGAGCAGCAGGCAACACCCGATGGCAATTTCCCGACGGTGAAGTCACCGAACCCGGAAGAACGGGCTGCCATGCAGCTCGCGCTCGATCTAGCGTTGTCCATCAACGCGGATCTGGTTATGGCAACCGATCCCGACGCCGACCGCGTAGGCGCTGGTGCCCGTAACCACCACGGCGAGTTTGAGTTACTGAACGGTAACCAGATGGCCAGCCTGATCATTTATTACCTGCTCAACGCCTGGAAAGATGCGGGTAAGCTGACGGGTAAAGAGTTCGTTGCCAAGACCATCGTGACGACCGATCTTATTGACCAGATGTGCGAACGGTACGGCGTCAAATGCTACAACACGCTAACTGGCTTTAAATACATTGCCGAAGTGATTCGGGAACTGGAAGGAAAAGAGAAATTTATTGGTGGTGGTGAAGAAAGCTACGGCTACCTCATCGGTGATTTCGTCCGCGACAAAGACGCGATTGCTTCCTGTGCCATGATTGCCGAACTGACGGCTTATGCCAAAGACAATGGCAAGAGCCTGTTCGATTTACTGATGGCGATGTACCAGGAAAACGGCTTCTACTACGAAGCGCTGGTGTCGTTGACCAAAAAAGGAAAAGCGGGCGCTGAAGAAATTCAGCAGATGATGGCCGACTTCCGGGCTAACCCACCGAAATCAATTGCTGGTTCGCCCGTCGTTCGGGTTGATGATTACAAAGCATTGACACGCCTGGATGCCCAGAGTGGACAAACTTCAGCCATTGAAGCAGGAAAGCTAGGTATCGAATCATCGAACGTGCTGCAATTTTTTACGGAAGACGGCACTAAAGTATCGGCTCGCCCATCGGGTACCGAACCGAAAATCAAGTTTTACGTTAGTGTGCGTGAACCGCTCAAGAGCAAAGAAGCCTTTGACGACACCTACGCTCAACTAAAAGAAAAAGTACAGCGCGTGATTGACGAGCTACAGCTTGTTTAG
- a CDS encoding D-alanine--D-alanine ligase family protein yields the protein MKIGIFFGGPAREREVSYAGGRTALANLDKGLFEPVLVFVDGRGRFRLVEPEFLMHPSLRDALPQDKSGFSVYDESLDQDVLEAALPEIRPEQFRDHFDMAFLAMHGPDCEDGAIQGLLEWYKMPYTGPGLVGSAVGINKILQNELIALANGQQKKTATISRDAYEQADKAQFFQSLTEHLGLPIVVKAPHQGSSIGVAIVREADLAQFCRAVEQCFFTMSIRPNGWSKLGEWSDLSADEKREMAQTMVSLDSAISFPVVIEQTGEVIHHPNDFIEKLDALASSGSSITLASLNAEDEVLFEEFISGQEFSCGVIQDDDQMAIALPPTEIYNVTSFDFESKYKLNTTKKRIPVETTLENNRKIQLAVAEVFTRLGINVYARIDGFLTPDGRVLLHDPNTIPGMSPSSLIFKQMAEIGLNLSNSLTYLIRQSLRERIRSGKDTFHLKRLLADLDAQLANRKANPLPERVISFGSSDEEFLAAKQQYNELAASGVVRPSLMYIKGKAESHEIPVYLLFKDTIAELEIALSQPRHSLLIETAEQTAHITARYI from the coding sequence GTGAAAATAGGCATTTTCTTCGGGGGCCCAGCGCGGGAGCGCGAGGTGTCGTATGCAGGTGGGCGCACAGCTCTGGCAAATTTAGACAAAGGCTTGTTCGAGCCAGTTCTGGTATTCGTAGACGGGCGCGGACGGTTCCGACTCGTTGAACCTGAATTTCTGATGCATCCGTCCCTGCGCGACGCTTTACCCCAGGACAAATCAGGATTCTCGGTGTACGACGAATCACTCGACCAGGACGTACTGGAAGCAGCCCTGCCTGAGATACGTCCAGAACAATTCCGCGATCATTTCGATATGGCATTTCTGGCCATGCACGGACCCGACTGCGAAGACGGTGCGATTCAGGGTTTACTCGAATGGTACAAAATGCCTTACACGGGTCCTGGTCTGGTTGGTTCAGCGGTAGGCATCAATAAAATTTTACAAAATGAGTTGATCGCGCTCGCCAACGGGCAACAAAAGAAAACGGCTACCATTAGCCGCGATGCGTATGAACAGGCCGATAAAGCCCAGTTCTTTCAGTCACTGACCGAGCATCTGGGTTTGCCCATCGTTGTGAAAGCACCCCATCAGGGTTCGTCCATCGGCGTAGCCATCGTGCGGGAAGCTGACCTGGCGCAGTTCTGCCGGGCGGTCGAGCAGTGCTTCTTTACGATGAGCATTCGTCCCAACGGATGGAGTAAATTAGGCGAATGGTCCGACCTGTCAGCCGACGAGAAGCGGGAAATGGCTCAGACAATGGTAAGCCTGGATTCGGCTATTAGCTTTCCCGTCGTGATCGAGCAAACGGGCGAAGTAATTCATCACCCCAACGATTTCATCGAAAAACTTGATGCGCTGGCTTCGAGTGGCTCCTCCATTACGCTGGCCTCACTTAATGCGGAAGACGAAGTGCTGTTCGAAGAATTTATCAGCGGGCAGGAATTTTCGTGCGGAGTTATTCAGGATGACGACCAAATGGCGATTGCGTTGCCACCGACCGAAATTTACAACGTAACCAGCTTTGATTTCGAGTCGAAGTATAAACTCAACACCACCAAAAAACGGATTCCGGTCGAAACGACGCTGGAAAACAACCGGAAGATTCAATTAGCGGTAGCCGAAGTATTTACGCGCTTAGGGATTAATGTGTACGCACGCATTGATGGGTTCCTGACGCCCGACGGTCGGGTACTGCTTCACGATCCGAACACCATTCCGGGTATGTCGCCGTCCTCCCTTATTTTCAAGCAAATGGCCGAAATTGGTCTGAACCTGTCGAACTCATTGACTTACCTGATTCGTCAATCGCTACGTGAACGGATTCGCTCGGGAAAAGACACTTTCCACCTCAAACGATTGCTGGCCGATCTTGACGCTCAACTAGCCAACCGCAAAGCCAATCCGCTACCCGAACGGGTTATTTCGTTTGGATCGAGCGACGAGGAATTCTTGGCAGCCAAGCAGCAATACAACGAGTTAGCAGCCTCCGGAGTCGTTCGTCCGTCGCTTATGTACATCAAAGGGAAGGCTGAATCGCACGAGATTCCGGTTTATCTACTTTTCAAAGACACGATTGCCGAGTTGGAAATAGCGCTAAGCCAGCCGCGCCATTCGCTACTTATTGAAACAGCGGAACAAACTGCTCATATTACGGCGAGGTATATTTAG
- a CDS encoding NifU family protein, which produces METVVNNDQLITKIERALDGMRPYLAADGGNVKVLEVTDDKTVRLELIGACGSCPMSAMTFKGGLEEAILKAVPEITKVEAINITPAF; this is translated from the coding sequence ATGGAGACGGTAGTTAATAACGACCAACTGATTACGAAAATCGAACGAGCGCTTGATGGCATGCGGCCTTACCTGGCTGCCGATGGTGGCAACGTGAAAGTGCTGGAAGTGACCGACGATAAAACCGTACGACTCGAGTTGATCGGTGCGTGTGGCTCTTGTCCCATGTCGGCCATGACGTTCAAAGGTGGCCTGGAAGAAGCAATCCTGAAAGCAGTTCCTGAAATCACCAAAGTAGAAGCAATCAACATTACGCCTGCGTTTTAA
- a CDS encoding Mrp/NBP35 family ATP-binding protein has protein sequence MSDYRLSKEAVLQALSTVEEPDLKKDLVSLNMVKDIELSIGQVRFTVVLTTPACPLKEVIRKRCEDAIHTHIGPEIEVKIDMTSDVTSTRNNAPTLPGVKNIIAVSSGKGGVGKSTVTANLAIALHKSGAKVGIIDADIYGPSMPTMFGAENIQPRIFQVDGQTKMEPIQQFGIKILSMGFLVAPGQAIIWRGTMAGRALQQFFSDADWGELDYLLIDLPPGTGDIHLTLVQTVPVTGAIIVTTPQKVALADATKGLAMFRQPQINVPVLGVIENMSYFTPAELPDHKYHIFGKGGGKELAEQFDVPLLAQIPLVQSIREAGDEGRPAVSMGDPVTLEAFRSAAEALAQQVAIRNASIDRTKRVEVA, from the coding sequence ATGTCTGATTACCGATTATCCAAAGAAGCTGTTTTACAAGCCCTAAGTACCGTTGAGGAGCCTGATCTCAAGAAGGATCTTGTTTCACTCAACATGGTCAAAGATATTGAGTTAAGCATCGGTCAGGTGCGCTTTACGGTTGTACTGACAACACCTGCCTGTCCGCTGAAGGAAGTCATTCGGAAACGATGCGAAGATGCTATTCACACGCACATAGGTCCGGAGATTGAAGTCAAGATCGACATGACGTCTGACGTAACGTCAACGCGTAACAACGCACCGACGCTGCCGGGCGTAAAAAATATTATTGCCGTATCATCAGGTAAGGGTGGCGTTGGCAAATCTACCGTTACAGCAAACCTGGCCATTGCGCTCCACAAATCGGGGGCTAAAGTTGGGATCATCGATGCGGATATTTACGGTCCTTCGATGCCAACCATGTTTGGTGCCGAAAACATACAGCCTCGTATTTTTCAGGTAGATGGTCAGACGAAGATGGAGCCCATTCAGCAGTTTGGCATCAAAATTCTGTCGATGGGCTTTCTGGTTGCACCGGGTCAGGCCATTATCTGGCGCGGTACGATGGCGGGCCGGGCCTTGCAACAATTCTTTTCCGACGCCGATTGGGGCGAACTGGATTATCTGCTCATCGATTTACCACCGGGTACAGGCGACATTCACCTGACGCTGGTTCAAACGGTACCGGTAACGGGGGCAATTATCGTAACAACTCCCCAGAAAGTAGCCTTAGCCGATGCAACAAAAGGGCTTGCCATGTTCCGGCAGCCGCAGATTAACGTTCCGGTACTTGGCGTGATTGAAAATATGTCTTACTTCACCCCTGCCGAATTACCTGATCATAAATACCACATTTTTGGTAAAGGGGGCGGTAAAGAGCTGGCCGAGCAGTTCGACGTGCCACTTTTAGCCCAGATCCCGCTTGTGCAAAGCATACGGGAAGCGGGCGACGAAGGCCGTCCTGCTGTCAGCATGGGCGATCCGGTAACGCTTGAGGCATTCCGGTCGGCAGCGGAAGCGCTGGCACAGCAAGTAGCCATCCGGAACGCATCGATTGACCGCACCAAGCGCGTAGAAGTAGCGTAA
- a CDS encoding GSCFA domain-containing protein: MQFHTELVPESLPHSIGLNSRIVTIGSCFAEVMGRRLADHKLTVLDNPFGTIFNPVSIVRLLTMALYGTPPDEDRYIERDGTWFHYDFHSSLWATNRDELRTLLIRTLAQTGLALREANFLFLTLGSAVVYRHIETGKVVANCHKMPGQLFEKYLYQIDHLRDELTRLLKILRKANPKLNVLLTVSPVRHTRDTLPINQVSKSTLRVIAHELTVWNNWVSYFPAYELMIDDLRDYRFYEADLIHPNALAHDYIFDKLAESAFDAELRDFIVQWSKLKKSLAHRPLYGNSPAHEQFLGRLLTQLESLSAQVDVSAELAAVRSRLKGGEQPESQSADRKDGEIEFA; this comes from the coding sequence ATGCAGTTTCATACCGAATTAGTACCTGAATCGCTCCCCCATTCGATCGGCCTGAACAGCCGTATTGTAACGATTGGGTCGTGCTTTGCGGAGGTCATGGGGCGTCGGCTGGCCGATCATAAGCTAACTGTGCTGGACAACCCCTTCGGAACGATCTTCAACCCCGTCTCGATTGTCAGGCTGTTAACGATGGCGCTCTACGGAACACCACCGGATGAAGATCGCTACATCGAACGCGATGGAACCTGGTTTCACTACGACTTTCATTCGTCGCTCTGGGCTACCAATCGGGATGAATTACGCACTTTACTCATCCGTACATTAGCACAAACCGGCTTAGCCTTACGCGAAGCTAATTTTCTGTTTCTTACGCTCGGCTCGGCGGTTGTTTATCGGCACATCGAAACGGGTAAAGTCGTGGCAAACTGCCATAAAATGCCGGGGCAACTGTTCGAGAAATACTTATATCAGATTGACCATCTTCGCGATGAGCTGACACGGCTGCTGAAAATACTACGCAAAGCCAATCCGAAGCTCAACGTCCTGCTGACGGTTAGCCCCGTTCGTCACACCCGCGACACGCTACCCATCAATCAGGTCAGTAAATCGACGCTGCGCGTGATCGCTCACGAGCTGACGGTCTGGAACAACTGGGTATCCTATTTCCCGGCTTATGAGCTGATGATTGACGATCTGCGGGATTACCGGTTTTACGAAGCGGATTTGATCCACCCGAACGCACTGGCCCATGATTATATTTTCGACAAACTTGCTGAAAGTGCATTTGACGCCGAACTTCGTGACTTTATTGTTCAGTGGTCCAAACTAAAAAAATCGCTGGCTCATCGTCCACTTTATGGCAACAGTCCCGCTCACGAGCAATTTTTAGGACGGTTGCTAACCCAATTAGAAAGCTTATCTGCGCAAGTAGACGTTTCGGCGGAACTGGCAGCGGTGCGTAGTCGTTTAAAAGGCGGAGAACAGCCCGAAAGCCAAAGCGCGGACAGGAAAGATGGCGAAATAGAATTTGCCTGA
- the rplI gene encoding 50S ribosomal protein L9 translates to MEIILKTDIAGLGYKNDTVAVKPGYGRNYLIPQGYAVMATSSNKKIVAENIRQAAHKAEKIKNDAQAIADGIGDITLTIPAKAGDSGKIFGRVTNTQVADALREKGFDIDRKKITVDDVKTLGTYEASLDLHKDVKHKVKFEVVSAE, encoded by the coding sequence ATGGAAATCATCTTAAAAACCGATATTGCCGGCCTGGGCTATAAAAACGACACCGTAGCGGTGAAGCCAGGTTACGGCCGCAACTACCTGATCCCTCAGGGTTATGCGGTTATGGCTACTTCTTCGAACAAGAAGATCGTTGCCGAAAACATCCGTCAGGCTGCTCACAAAGCCGAAAAAATCAAGAACGACGCGCAAGCAATTGCAGATGGTATCGGCGACATCACGCTGACGATTCCAGCAAAAGCGGGCGACAGCGGCAAAATCTTTGGTCGTGTTACCAACACCCAAGTTGCTGATGCCCTGCGTGAAAAAGGCTTTGACATTGACCGGAAGAAAATCACGGTTGATGACGTTAAGACGCTTGGTACCTACGAAGCTTCGCTTGACCTGCACAAGGACGTGAAGCACAAAGTGAAATTTGAAGTTGTATCGGCTGAATAG
- the rpsR gene encoding 30S ribosomal protein S18, with amino-acid sequence MSLQNESVSKTETRKKYDRFKKAGIKYIDYKDGNFLLKLLNEQGKILPRRLTGTSLKNQRKVAQAVKRARHLAILPYVGDSLK; translated from the coding sequence ATGAGTTTGCAAAACGAATCTGTCTCGAAAACTGAGACCCGCAAAAAATACGACCGCTTTAAAAAAGCCGGCATCAAATACATCGATTATAAAGATGGTAACTTCCTGCTGAAACTGCTGAACGAACAGGGCAAGATCCTTCCCCGGCGGTTAACTGGCACGAGCCTGAAAAACCAGCGTAAAGTGGCACAAGCCGTTAAACGCGCTCGTCATCTGGCCATCCTGCCATACGTAGGAGATTCACTGAAATAA
- the rpsF gene encoding 30S ribosomal protein S6 — MFPNNYETVFILTPVLSETQIKDAVDKFRKVLTDNGAELVHEESMGLRKLAYPIQHKNTGYYQLFEFKAPGTIIEKLNTEYLRDERIIRHLTVSLDKHAVAYNDRKRNGLVGKKKQTENA; from the coding sequence ATGTTTCCTAATAACTACGAAACGGTGTTCATCTTAACTCCCGTTTTATCTGAGACTCAGATAAAGGACGCCGTTGACAAGTTCCGCAAAGTGCTGACCGATAACGGTGCGGAACTCGTTCACGAAGAGAGCATGGGCCTTCGCAAACTGGCTTATCCGATCCAGCACAAGAACACGGGTTACTACCAACTCTTCGAGTTTAAGGCTCCCGGCACGATCATCGAGAAACTCAACACTGAGTACCTCCGCGATGAGCGCATCATCCGTCACCTGACGGTTTCGCTCGATAAACACGCCGTTGCTTACAATGACCGCAAGCGTAATGGCTTGGTGGGCAAGAAAAAACAAACCGAAAACGCTTAG
- a CDS encoding YggS family pyridoxal phosphate-dependent enzyme: MIADAIHQIQTELAGRAQLIAVTKTKPVAMLQEAYDAGCRKFGENKVQEMVEKQPQLPADLEWHLIGHLQTNKTKYIAPFVTLIHSVDSLKLLQEINKQAAKYNRVIDCLLQIYIADEETKFGLSADEAEELLNDPALTSLSNVRIVGLMGLATNTEDEAQIRQEFRGLKQLYDKLAATSWPHGNGERIQFSELSMGMSGDYRIAVEEGSTLVRVGSAIFGARNVSTL, translated from the coding sequence ATGATTGCTGATGCTATTCACCAAATCCAGACGGAACTAGCCGGGCGCGCTCAGTTGATTGCCGTTACCAAAACGAAGCCCGTTGCGATGCTACAAGAGGCTTACGACGCGGGTTGCCGAAAGTTTGGCGAGAACAAAGTGCAGGAAATGGTTGAAAAGCAGCCGCAGCTTCCTGCCGACCTCGAATGGCATCTGATCGGCCACTTGCAAACAAACAAAACGAAGTACATCGCTCCGTTTGTGACGCTGATTCACTCGGTCGATAGTTTGAAACTGTTGCAGGAAATCAACAAGCAGGCTGCCAAATACAACCGGGTGATTGACTGCCTGCTCCAGATCTATATTGCCGACGAAGAAACCAAGTTTGGTCTTTCTGCCGACGAGGCTGAGGAACTGCTGAACGATCCGGCTTTAACGAGTCTATCGAATGTTCGGATTGTTGGCCTGATGGGGTTGGCGACCAACACAGAGGATGAAGCGCAAATTCGCCAAGAGTTTCGCGGATTGAAGCAGTTGTACGACAAGCTGGCTGCGACATCATGGCCGCACGGCAACGGTGAACGCATTCAGTTTAGCGAGCTATCGATGGGCATGAGTGGTGACTACCGCATCGCTGTCGAAGAAGGCAGTACGCTGGTTCGGGTGGGGAGCGCTATTTTTGGCGCGCGGAATGTTTCTACCCTCTGA
- a CDS encoding DUF423 domain-containing protein, translating to MKFFIQAGAVLGLLGVALGAFGAHALRTMLEASGRAATFETAVKYQFYHALALVLVGVLMQLFGSNPSIVKLLNYAGYSFIGGVLIFSGSLYILCFTGITWLGAITPIGGVALIAGWALLLWAFL from the coding sequence ATGAAATTTTTTATTCAAGCAGGTGCTGTATTGGGTTTATTAGGGGTTGCCCTTGGTGCATTTGGTGCGCATGCCCTGCGTACTATGCTGGAAGCATCCGGCCGCGCAGCAACCTTCGAGACCGCCGTGAAATATCAGTTTTATCATGCGCTGGCGCTGGTGCTGGTTGGCGTTTTGATGCAGCTGTTCGGTAGTAATCCGTCGATTGTTAAACTGCTCAACTACGCGGGTTATTCCTTTATTGGGGGTGTGTTGATTTTTTCCGGCTCCTTGTACATCCTGTGTTTTACGGGTATAACCTGGTTGGGGGCCATTACACCAATAGGAGGTGTCGCCCTGATTGCGGGTTGGGCCTTGTTGCTGTGGGCCTTTTTATAA